The Chthoniobacterales bacterium genome has a window encoding:
- a CDS encoding ABC transporter permease yields the protein MITDLRSAFRQLSKSPGFAFMAIATLAVAIGLNTAIFTVVHALLLDPFPYPNSDRLVQLRQQKPHVEPEPRTNYTGREFGAFHEQARSFSGLAAMEPVSRNVTVGNQEPERVGGAKVTADFFTLLGIAPQLGRTLLPEEQGTGGPRVVVIGQQLWKNRFGGDPNIVGRTLELDAEPFTIVGVMPARFQYANTAFWFPFPFEMQNAPQRWYTVIGRLASGATIASANAELKTLAGRFVQTQPGVSDYSGWTVFALPLRDALLGSVRTAVIVLTAAVALVLLIACANVAGLLLVRSSTRQREIAIRAAIGASRAHLLRQFLFESGVLALIGGALGILLAAWSIEPLIKLLPEAGLIDGGIPAETSIHLSAPVLLFAVGVTFATTLLFGLWPAWQASRTDAGLALRLGDRSGQGGRQPLRAALIVTEIALAVVLLAGAGLLLRSFAQLVSTDPGFRPEKVLTARINLPPARYDKAGAVSSFAEQLTAQIATLPGVNAAAAVSHPPFSFADRFPFAVEGKTATEQRLSADNRVVSPNYYDVMGIPLRRGRAFTDHDRADQPGVVIINEAMARRTWPDEDAIGKRIIVYVAGQEFPMTVVGIVADSRQLDLEQATAPEMNFPMAQMARMLRRINIVVRTNTEPNSLVPAIRTEVGKIDPQLPLYNITTMSAAVSDTVGVRRFAMAVLGLFAAVALLLALSGIYGVIAHAVAQRTHEIGIRMALGAAREDVLRMILGEGGRLALAGVGIGIGASFLLTQWLRTLLYGVSATDPLTFLAVALLLLFTAMFACWIPARRASRVDPMIALRSE from the coding sequence ATGATCACCGATCTTCGCTCCGCCTTTCGTCAACTTTCCAAATCGCCGGGGTTCGCCTTCATGGCCATCGCCACGCTCGCCGTCGCGATTGGTCTCAACACGGCGATTTTCACCGTCGTTCACGCGCTCTTACTCGATCCATTTCCTTATCCGAACTCGGACCGCCTCGTGCAGTTGCGGCAGCAGAAACCGCACGTTGAGCCGGAGCCGCGCACGAATTACACCGGGCGCGAGTTTGGCGCGTTTCACGAACAGGCGCGCAGCTTTTCGGGTTTGGCGGCGATGGAGCCAGTTTCGCGCAACGTCACCGTCGGCAATCAGGAACCCGAGCGTGTCGGCGGCGCGAAAGTGACGGCGGACTTTTTCACCCTGCTCGGCATCGCTCCGCAGCTTGGGCGAACCTTGTTACCGGAAGAGCAGGGAACTGGCGGACCGCGCGTGGTCGTGATCGGCCAGCAGTTGTGGAAGAACCGATTTGGCGGCGATCCGAATATCGTCGGCCGTACGCTCGAGCTGGACGCGGAGCCGTTCACGATCGTCGGCGTAATGCCGGCGCGCTTTCAGTACGCGAACACGGCCTTCTGGTTCCCGTTCCCGTTTGAAATGCAAAACGCGCCGCAGCGCTGGTACACCGTGATCGGCCGGCTCGCGTCCGGTGCGACGATCGCTTCCGCCAACGCGGAGCTGAAGACACTCGCCGGGCGTTTCGTCCAGACGCAACCGGGAGTCTCGGATTATTCCGGCTGGACCGTCTTCGCGCTTCCGTTGCGTGATGCGCTTCTTGGAAGTGTCCGGACAGCGGTGATCGTTCTCACCGCGGCGGTCGCACTCGTCCTGTTGATCGCGTGCGCGAATGTGGCGGGGTTGTTGCTCGTCCGGTCGAGCACGCGCCAGCGGGAGATCGCAATTCGCGCGGCCATCGGAGCCAGCCGTGCGCATTTGTTGCGGCAGTTTCTTTTTGAAAGCGGTGTGCTCGCGTTGATTGGCGGCGCCCTTGGAATTCTTCTCGCGGCCTGGAGTATCGAGCCATTGATCAAGCTCTTGCCGGAAGCCGGACTAATCGATGGCGGGATTCCGGCGGAGACTTCGATCCACTTGTCGGCGCCGGTATTGTTATTCGCGGTCGGCGTCACCTTCGCGACGACATTGCTCTTCGGGTTGTGGCCGGCATGGCAGGCCTCGCGCACGGATGCGGGACTTGCGCTGCGTCTTGGCGATCGCTCCGGACAGGGGGGACGCCAGCCCCTCCGCGCGGCGCTGATTGTGACCGAGATCGCCCTGGCTGTCGTGCTCCTGGCCGGCGCCGGATTACTGTTGCGCAGCTTCGCCCAGCTGGTCTCCACGGATCCGGGGTTCAGACCTGAAAAGGTCCTGACCGCTCGGATCAATCTCCCGCCGGCTCGCTATGACAAGGCCGGCGCGGTCTCCAGTTTCGCGGAGCAACTGACCGCGCAGATTGCGACGCTGCCGGGCGTGAACGCAGCCGCAGCCGTGTCCCATCCGCCCTTCTCATTCGCCGACCGGTTCCCGTTCGCGGTGGAAGGCAAGACCGCGACGGAGCAACGGTTGAGCGCGGACAACCGCGTGGTGTCGCCGAACTATTACGACGTCATGGGCATTCCGCTCCGGCGCGGGCGCGCGTTTACCGATCACGACCGGGCCGATCAGCCGGGCGTTGTGATAATTAATGAAGCAATGGCGCGGCGAACCTGGCCGGATGAGGATGCGATCGGCAAACGCATCATTGTTTACGTCGCGGGCCAGGAATTCCCGATGACGGTCGTCGGGATTGTGGCCGATTCGCGCCAGCTCGATCTCGAACAAGCGACCGCGCCCGAGATGAATTTCCCGATGGCGCAGATGGCGAGGATGCTGCGGCGAATCAATATTGTCGTGCGGACGAACACGGAGCCGAACAGCCTCGTGCCGGCGATTCGCACCGAAGTCGGGAAGATTGATCCGCAGCTTCCGCTCTACAACATCACGACGATGAGCGCGGCGGTGAGCGATACGGTCGGTGTCCGGCGCTTCGCCATGGCGGTGCTCGGGTTGTTTGCGGCGGTGGCGCTGCTTCTCGCGCTTTCGGGGATTTACGGCGTAATCGCTCACGCGGTTGCGCAACGCACCCACGAGATCGGGATCCGAATGGCGCTGGGCGCGGCGCGCGAGGACGTCCTGCGCATGATCCTGGGCGAAGGTGGCCGACTCGCGCTGGCCGGCGTCGGGATCGGGATCGGCGCTTCGTTTCTGCTTACGCAATGGCTTCGCACCCTGCTCTACGGCGTGAGCGCCACCGACCCGCTCACCTTTCTTGCCGTCGCTTTGCTCCTCCTTTTTACCGCGATGTTCGCCTGCTGGATTCCAGCTCGGCGCGCCTCGCGTGTGGACCCCATGATCGCCCTTCGCTCCGAATGA
- a CDS encoding ABC transporter permease, whose amino-acid sequence MLNDFRYALRQLIKAPSFTFVAIITLALGIGACTAIFSVVNTVLLRPLDAPDSDRLVVIRETQLPQFPEFSVSPPNYLDWEKQTKSYEYLAAYTGASLNLTGEGEPQRLVGLKVTGHYFDVYGVKPVLGRLLLPEEDAPGKNHVVVLSHGFWQRVFGGTKDVIGRSVQLNGEPYQIVGVAPYLGIASKVDVWTPMAFKPDETDNKARGGHYINVWGRLKPGVTVKQAKAELDVIANQLAVQYPDPQKGWGIFMMPLQDYLVRDVRPVLYTLLGAVGCVLLIACANLANLLLARATARHREISIRAALGAGRGRLVRQLLTESVVLALCGGIAGIVLAKWGLDLLLALAPTTLPRSTEIHLDSGVLLFSLALSIVTGLLFGIAPAWLAARADVNEALKQGTRGSTEGGARGRLRSALVVAEVVLALVLLGGAGLLARSFMQLAHVDPGFIPENATTLRLSLPQKKYAEPEQQNAFANALLERLKDLPGVQAVGITHSMPLVGDYVLGFNIEGRPPIDPADLPNTNYYAVTPDYFRAMGIRLVRGRGFTPQDDAKAPRVAIINETMARQFFPNEDPIGKRINITNGPDTWRQIIGIVGDIKQYGVDKATSAQSYEPFAQVPFSSINVVIRTKGSPAALLSALRPAVYAVDKDQPISTIRPLEEIMADSISRQRFAMTLLTVFSAVALVIAAVGIYGVMAYNVVQRTGEFGIRMALGAQQGDVLRLVLTQGGKLIGLGLLIGLLATVAASYAMRSILFNTSAFDPLTLTTITLVLAAVALVACFFPANRATKVNPIEALRAE is encoded by the coding sequence ATGCTAAACGACTTCCGTTACGCGCTCCGTCAGCTCATCAAAGCTCCAAGCTTCACCTTCGTCGCCATCATCACGCTCGCGCTCGGGATCGGCGCCTGCACGGCGATCTTCTCCGTCGTCAACACGGTGCTTCTCCGCCCGCTCGACGCTCCGGATTCCGACCGGCTGGTCGTGATTCGCGAGACGCAATTGCCGCAGTTTCCGGAGTTCTCCGTCTCGCCACCAAATTATCTCGACTGGGAAAAACAAACGAAGTCGTACGAATACCTCGCGGCCTATACCGGCGCATCCTTGAACCTGACCGGCGAAGGCGAACCGCAGCGGCTTGTCGGCCTGAAAGTGACCGGGCATTATTTTGATGTCTATGGAGTGAAGCCGGTCCTCGGGCGCCTGTTGCTTCCGGAGGAAGACGCGCCTGGAAAAAACCACGTCGTGGTCCTGAGCCATGGATTTTGGCAGCGTGTCTTTGGCGGCACGAAGGATGTGATCGGCCGCTCGGTCCAGCTCAACGGCGAGCCGTACCAGATCGTGGGCGTGGCGCCGTATCTCGGAATCGCGAGCAAGGTCGATGTCTGGACGCCGATGGCGTTTAAGCCCGACGAAACCGACAACAAGGCGCGCGGCGGGCACTACATCAACGTCTGGGGCCGCCTGAAGCCCGGCGTTACGGTGAAGCAGGCAAAAGCCGAGCTCGATGTGATTGCCAACCAGCTCGCCGTCCAATATCCCGACCCGCAGAAAGGATGGGGCATTTTCATGATGCCGCTCCAGGATTATCTCGTCCGCGACGTGCGGCCGGTTCTTTACACGCTACTTGGGGCGGTCGGCTGCGTTCTGCTGATCGCGTGCGCAAATCTGGCCAATCTTCTTCTCGCCCGCGCCACCGCGCGCCATCGCGAGATCTCCATTCGAGCGGCGCTCGGCGCCGGCCGTGGCCGCCTGGTCCGGCAACTTCTGACTGAAAGCGTCGTGCTCGCGCTTTGCGGCGGAATCGCCGGGATCGTTCTGGCGAAATGGGGCCTCGATCTGCTTCTGGCGCTCGCGCCCACCACTCTTCCCCGGAGCACTGAGATCCATCTCGATTCCGGCGTTCTCCTGTTCTCGCTGGCGCTGAGCATCGTGACCGGCCTCTTATTCGGAATAGCACCAGCATGGCTCGCGGCTCGCGCGGATGTGAACGAAGCGTTGAAGCAGGGAACTCGCGGCTCGACCGAGGGCGGCGCGCGCGGCCGGCTGCGTAGCGCGCTTGTCGTCGCCGAAGTGGTCCTGGCTCTTGTTCTGCTCGGCGGCGCCGGGTTGCTCGCCCGCAGTTTCATGCAACTTGCCCACGTCGATCCCGGTTTCATCCCGGAAAACGCGACCACGCTCCGGCTCTCGTTGCCGCAGAAGAAATACGCCGAGCCAGAACAACAAAACGCGTTTGCCAACGCGCTGCTCGAACGCCTGAAAGACTTGCCCGGCGTGCAGGCGGTCGGCATTACCCATTCGATGCCGCTCGTCGGTGATTACGTTCTCGGCTTTAACATCGAGGGCCGGCCGCCGATCGACCCCGCCGATCTGCCGAACACGAACTATTACGCGGTCACGCCGGATTACTTTCGCGCCATGGGAATTCGGCTCGTGCGCGGCCGAGGGTTCACTCCGCAGGATGACGCGAAAGCGCCGCGCGTGGCGATTATCAACGAAACGATGGCCCGGCAATTTTTCCCGAACGAAGATCCCATCGGCAAACGGATCAACATCACGAATGGACCGGACACCTGGCGGCAGATCATCGGCATCGTCGGCGACATCAAACAATACGGCGTGGACAAGGCGACCAGCGCTCAATCTTACGAGCCGTTCGCCCAGGTCCCGTTCAGCTCGATCAACGTCGTAATCCGGACGAAAGGTTCGCCGGCCGCTTTGCTCAGTGCGCTTCGTCCCGCGGTTTACGCAGTCGACAAAGACCAGCCGATCAGCACGATTCGCCCGCTCGAAGAAATCATGGCCGACAGTATTTCGCGGCAGCGTTTCGCGATGACGTTGCTGACCGTATTTTCGGCCGTGGCGCTCGTGATCGCAGCGGTCGGCATTTACGGCGTGATGGCTTACAACGTCGTCCAGCGGACCGGCGAATTCGGGATTCGGATGGCGCTCGGCGCGCAGCAGGGTGACGTGCTGCGGCTGGTTCTGACGCAAGGCGGCAAGCTAATTGGCCTGGGTCTGTTGATCGGGTTGCTCGCCACGGTCGCCGCTTCCTACGCAATGCGCTCGATTCTCTTCAACACCAGCGCCTTCGATCCGCTCACCCTGACCACCATCACGCTCGTCCTCGCAGCGGTAGCCCTGGTCGCCTGCTTCTTCCCCGCGAATCGAGCCACCAAGGTGAACCCGATCGAGGCGTTGAGGGCGGAGTGA
- a CDS encoding ABC transporter permease, which yields MTDLRYAFRQLIRSPSFSATAIIALALGIGATTAMFAVIYAFLLRPLPYTDPDKLVMLQSRGTRTGNDVGVNYLDFVDWKKQSQSFSDIAFFNLRWNGNIESPGGMTETLKTTFTTANLFSLLGVQPMLGRDLTPADDEEKAPKVIMISERVWKKTFGGDPNVIGRTIRLDGGTPRTVVGVMPAGFRFPVQTDLWVPMASVFGKTTNREWRADQAMGRLKPNVTVAEAQAEMTLIAQQLAQLYPNTNKEVGAAVVPLRDHTTGNVRFSLVLLLASCGGVLLIACANVSQLLLARGTTSERELSIRAALGASRWRLARQVLAESALLAISGSIAGALLAFWLVGSVAAAIPVELPFWIRIDLNPSVLIFAIGISGLTTLLAGFLPAWQSARVEISQSLKTSSGTVAGTGRRARELLTAAQVAISVILLVGASLVLRSLLKLNEVNPGFDPHQTVMMEVNPTYVGDEPSQTRADRYARLLQRISQLPEVESAAANNSPPFVPQRPWNRLAFTAEGQSDDEQRANPRPNFQTVSPEYFRLLRIPLLRGRAFQDSDTMEATRVCVMSQRLAEKVFPGQDPLGRRITMGRPDDEGGPNWMTVVGVVGDVRHQALGNEAGPDLYNTSLQLAWKQMHFLVRVREGIKPLSIVPSLRKEMAVVAPEVGVFNFVSFGDEVTNSLWQQRLRGWLLGFFSVVALALAATGLYGAIAYGVAQRTREIGVRMTLGADRAAVLRLVLGQGMRAVAFGILAGVGGALLLSRVVSASLFGINANDLASYAGATLLLAATAAIAALIPARRASQVNPMEALRTE from the coding sequence ATGACGGACTTACGCTACGCCTTCCGCCAGTTGATTAGATCGCCGAGCTTCAGTGCCACGGCGATCATCGCGCTCGCCCTCGGGATCGGCGCCACGACAGCGATGTTCGCGGTCATTTACGCATTTCTGCTCCGGCCGCTGCCGTACACGGATCCGGACAAACTGGTCATGCTTCAATCGCGGGGAACCCGCACGGGAAATGATGTCGGCGTAAACTATCTCGACTTCGTCGACTGGAAGAAACAGAGCCAGAGCTTCTCGGACATCGCCTTTTTCAATCTCCGCTGGAACGGCAATATCGAATCGCCCGGCGGAATGACGGAGACGCTCAAGACCACTTTTACGACCGCGAACCTGTTCTCGTTGCTCGGCGTCCAGCCGATGCTGGGGCGCGATCTCACTCCTGCCGATGATGAAGAGAAGGCGCCGAAAGTCATCATGATCAGCGAACGGGTTTGGAAAAAAACCTTCGGCGGCGATCCGAACGTGATTGGGCGCACTATCCGCCTCGACGGCGGCACACCCCGCACGGTGGTTGGCGTTATGCCCGCTGGATTCCGTTTCCCGGTCCAGACCGACCTCTGGGTCCCGATGGCGTCCGTCTTCGGCAAAACCACCAACCGCGAGTGGCGCGCGGATCAGGCGATGGGCCGGCTCAAACCTAACGTCACGGTTGCGGAGGCGCAGGCTGAAATGACGCTGATCGCCCAGCAGCTGGCGCAGCTGTATCCGAATACCAACAAGGAGGTGGGCGCGGCGGTCGTGCCCTTGCGCGATCATACCACCGGCAATGTTCGATTCTCGCTGGTGCTTTTGCTCGCCTCGTGCGGCGGCGTGCTTCTGATTGCGTGCGCAAACGTTAGCCAGCTTTTGCTCGCCCGCGGCACGACAAGCGAACGCGAACTTTCCATTCGTGCCGCCCTTGGCGCCAGCCGCTGGCGGCTTGCTCGACAGGTCCTTGCGGAAAGCGCCTTGCTCGCGATCAGCGGCAGTATCGCGGGCGCGTTGCTTGCGTTCTGGCTGGTCGGCAGCGTTGCCGCCGCGATCCCGGTCGAGCTTCCGTTCTGGATTCGGATCGATCTGAACCCGAGCGTGCTGATTTTCGCCATCGGCATTTCCGGCCTCACCACTTTGCTCGCGGGATTTCTTCCGGCCTGGCAGTCCGCGCGGGTCGAGATTTCGCAATCGTTGAAAACATCGAGCGGAACGGTGGCCGGCACGGGACGACGGGCGCGCGAGCTTCTTACGGCCGCGCAGGTGGCGATTTCGGTGATTCTCCTCGTGGGAGCGAGTCTCGTTCTCCGCAGTTTGCTCAAATTGAATGAGGTGAATCCGGGATTCGATCCTCACCAGACGGTGATGATGGAAGTGAACCCGACCTACGTCGGCGATGAACCGTCGCAAACGCGCGCCGATCGTTACGCGCGCCTGCTCCAGCGAATCAGCCAGTTGCCGGAAGTGGAGTCGGCCGCAGCCAACAACAGCCCGCCCTTCGTCCCGCAACGACCGTGGAACCGCCTCGCCTTCACCGCCGAAGGTCAATCGGACGACGAACAACGCGCGAACCCGCGCCCCAATTTCCAAACCGTGAGCCCGGAATATTTCCGGCTTCTCCGCATTCCATTGCTGCGCGGTCGCGCGTTCCAGGACAGCGATACGATGGAAGCCACGCGCGTTTGCGTGATGAGCCAGCGGCTCGCCGAGAAAGTTTTCCCGGGCCAGGACCCGCTCGGCAGACGCATCACCATGGGCAGGCCCGACGATGAAGGCGGTCCGAATTGGATGACCGTGGTCGGCGTGGTGGGCGACGTGCGTCACCAGGCGCTGGGAAATGAAGCCGGGCCGGATCTTTACAACACGAGTCTCCAACTCGCCTGGAAGCAGATGCATTTTCTGGTGCGAGTGCGCGAAGGAATCAAGCCGCTGAGCATCGTGCCGTCGCTCCGCAAAGAAATGGCGGTCGTCGCGCCGGAAGTTGGCGTTTTCAACTTCGTTTCGTTCGGGGACGAGGTGACAAACTCTCTCTGGCAACAGCGGCTCCGCGGATGGCTCCTGGGATTTTTCTCAGTGGTCGCTCTGGCGTTGGCGGCAACGGGGTTGTATGGCGCGATCGCCTACGGCGTCGCGCAACGGACCCGTGAGATCGGGGTGCGGATGACGCTCGGCGCCGATCGTGCCGCCGTTCTGCGACTGGTGCTCGGACAGGGAATGCGCGCAGTCGCGTTCGGAATTCTGGCCGGCGTGGGCGGCGCCCTTCTGCTTTCGCGCGTGGTGAGCGCATCGCTTTTCGGCATTAACGCGAACGATCTCGCCAGTTACGCCGGAGCGACTCTTCTCCTCGCCGCCACCGCGGCAATCGCCGCCTTGATTCCGGCGCGCCGCGCCAGCCAGGTGAATCCGATGGAAGCGCTGAGAACAGAATGA
- a CDS encoding ABC transporter permease, with protein sequence MTDLRYAFRQLVKSPSFSATAIVALALGIGATTAMFAVIYAFLLRPLPYANPDQLVMLQSRNVTTGNDLGVNYLDFLDWRKESRSFSDVAFCNLFWNGNVESPAGSTETVKTTFTTANLFSLLGVQPMLGRDLTPADDEPNAPKVLLISERLWKRTFGGDPNIIGRDIRLSGTPRAVVGVMPTGFRFPSQTDLWVPVGSVYGMAWTSGATNSNKDRAWRSDQAIARLKPGVTMQTAQSEMSVIAERLAQQYPDTNKLVGAAVVPLRDHVAGNVRFSLLLLLAACGGVLLIACANVSQLLLARATTRHRELSVRAALGASRWRLARQALTESALLAIVGSIVGALLAVWLVDVVTKAIPIELPFWIRIDLNPFVLGFTILASGLTTLLAGSLPAFQSARVEIAQSMKSSAGPVVGAGARARELLTAAQVAISIVLLVGASLVLRSLLKLGEVNPGFDPSHVVMMTVNPTYQGEEPEQTMLDRYSRLMQRLSEMPGVESVAVNNSPPFVPQGPWNRSQVVGETQPVSPSLNPIANFQSVSPDYFRVLRIPLVRGRFFSAADKLGEPRVCIVSERLAKALWPNEDPVGRTLRSQWPGSTAPPNTLMTVVGVVGDVRDQALEREAGPGLYRPILQGVWKQLYFLVRARGNALALAPAIRREIASAAPEVGVYHFVSLEQEVANSLWQSRLRGWLLGFFSMVALALAATGLSGAIAYGVAQRTREIGVRMALGATRPAILRLVLGQGMRAVVLGLVAGIIGAIVVSRLLRASLFGISADDLASYTGATLLLAATAVVAALIPARRATQVNPTEALRTE encoded by the coding sequence ATGACTGACTTACGCTACGCTTTCCGGCAGCTCGTTAAATCGCCCAGCTTCAGTGCAACGGCGATCGTCGCGCTGGCCCTGGGGATTGGCGCGACGACGGCGATGTTCGCGGTGATCTACGCGTTTCTGCTCCGCCCGTTGCCCTACGCAAATCCGGATCAGCTCGTCATGCTGCAATCGCGGAACGTGACCACGGGAAACGATCTCGGCGTTAACTACCTCGACTTCCTGGATTGGCGAAAAGAGAGCCGCAGCTTTTCCGATGTCGCCTTCTGCAATCTGTTCTGGAACGGCAACGTCGAATCGCCCGCCGGCTCGACTGAGACAGTCAAGACGACCTTCACCACCGCAAACTTGTTCTCCCTCCTTGGCGTGCAGCCAATGCTCGGCCGCGATCTCACTCCCGCCGACGATGAACCGAACGCGCCGAAAGTGCTGCTGATCAGCGAACGACTCTGGAAAAGAACCTTCGGCGGCGATCCCAACATCATCGGGCGGGATATCCGCCTCAGCGGGACGCCGCGCGCGGTCGTCGGCGTCATGCCCACCGGTTTCCGTTTCCCATCGCAAACCGACCTTTGGGTTCCCGTGGGCTCAGTCTACGGCATGGCGTGGACGTCCGGGGCCACGAATAGCAACAAGGACCGCGCCTGGCGATCCGATCAGGCCATAGCCCGGCTCAAGCCCGGCGTGACGATGCAGACGGCGCAGAGCGAGATGAGCGTGATCGCGGAACGTCTGGCCCAACAATATCCGGACACGAACAAGCTCGTCGGCGCAGCGGTCGTTCCGTTGCGCGATCACGTTGCCGGCAACGTCCGTTTCTCATTGCTCCTCCTGCTGGCGGCATGCGGTGGCGTTCTCCTCATCGCGTGCGCAAACGTCAGCCAGCTTCTCCTGGCGCGCGCCACGACGCGGCACCGTGAACTTTCGGTTCGCGCCGCCCTGGGGGCGAGCCGCTGGCGACTCGCGCGGCAGGCCCTCACGGAAAGCGCCTTGCTCGCGATCGTTGGAAGTATCGTCGGCGCGTTGCTGGCCGTTTGGCTTGTCGATGTGGTGACGAAGGCCATCCCGATCGAGCTGCCGTTCTGGATCCGGATCGATCTCAATCCGTTCGTGCTCGGCTTCACCATCCTCGCTTCAGGCCTGACCACGTTGCTCGCCGGGTCGCTTCCAGCGTTCCAAAGCGCGCGCGTTGAAATCGCCCAATCGATGAAATCGAGCGCCGGTCCGGTCGTCGGCGCCGGCGCCCGCGCCCGCGAGCTGCTGACCGCCGCGCAGGTTGCGATCTCGATCGTTCTTCTCGTCGGCGCCAGTCTTGTCCTGCGGAGCCTCTTAAAACTGGGCGAGGTGAATCCCGGCTTCGATCCAAGCCACGTCGTGATGATGACAGTTAATCCGACTTACCAGGGCGAGGAGCCGGAGCAGACGATGCTGGATCGTTACTCGCGCTTGATGCAGCGCCTCAGCGAAATGCCGGGAGTCGAATCGGTCGCGGTGAATAACAGTCCGCCCTTCGTTCCCCAGGGACCCTGGAACCGCAGCCAGGTCGTGGGCGAAACCCAGCCGGTTTCGCCATCGCTCAATCCGATCGCCAATTTCCAGAGCGTGAGCCCGGATTATTTTCGGGTGCTCCGCATTCCGCTGGTGCGCGGACGCTTTTTCTCGGCGGCGGACAAGCTGGGCGAGCCGCGCGTTTGCATCGTGAGCGAACGGCTTGCGAAAGCGCTTTGGCCTAACGAGGACCCGGTCGGCCGGACCTTGCGCTCGCAGTGGCCGGGCTCGACCGCACCGCCCAACACCTTGATGACCGTGGTCGGTGTCGTCGGCGACGTGCGGGATCAGGCCCTGGAGCGCGAGGCCGGGCCGGGTCTTTACCGGCCCATTTTGCAGGGCGTCTGGAAGCAGCTGTATTTTCTCGTCCGCGCCCGCGGTAATGCGCTCGCTCTGGCGCCGGCGATTCGCCGCGAGATCGCGAGCGCTGCGCCGGAAGTAGGCGTCTACCATTTCGTCTCGCTCGAACAGGAAGTCGCGAACTCCCTCTGGCAATCGCGGCTCCGTGGCTGGCTCCTGGGATTTTTCTCGATGGTGGCGCTGGCGCTCGCGGCCACCGGTCTCTCCGGCGCGATCGCCTACGGCGTGGCGCAACGAACGCGCGAGATCGGCGTGCGCATGGCGCTCGGCGCAACGCGCCCCGCTATTCTTCGGCTTGTTCTGGGCCAGGGAATGCGCGCCGTCGTTCTCGGCCTGGTCGCGGGAATAATTGGAGCCATCGTGGTGTCGCGTCTTCTCCGCGCATCCTTGTTCGGGATCAGCGCAGACGATCTCGCCAGTTATACCGGAGCAACCCTGCTTCTCGCCGCGACCGCAGTCGTGGCCGCTTTGATTCCCGCCCGCCGCGCCACCCAGGTCAACCCCACGGAAGCGTTACGAACAGAATGA